The Glycine soja cultivar W05 chromosome 8, ASM419377v2, whole genome shotgun sequence genome has a window encoding:
- the LOC114421348 gene encoding malate dehydrogenase 2, peroxisomal, protein MEARAGANQRIARISAHLQPSNFQEGSDVLLKRGECRAKGGAPGFKVAILGAAGGIGQSLSLLMKMNPLVSVLHLYDVVNTPGVTADVSHMDTGAVVRGFLGQQQLESALTGMDLVIIPAGVPRKPGMTRDDLFKINAGIVRTLSEGIAKCCPNAIVNLISNPVNSTVAIAAEVFKKAGTYDPKRLLGVTTLDVVRANTFVAEILGVDPREVDVPVVGGHAGVTILPLLSQVKPPSSFTAEETEYLTNRIQNGGTEVVEAKAGAGSATLSMAYAAAKFAGACLRGLKGEAGVVECAFVDSQVTELPFFATKVRLGRAGAEEVYQLGPLNEYERIGLEKAKRELAGSIQKGVEFIRK, encoded by the exons ATGGAAGCACGTGCAGGAGCCAATCAACGTATTGCAAGAATCTCTGCTCATCTTCAGCCTTCAAATTTCCAG GAAGGGAGTGATGTTCTTCTTAAGAGAGGTGAGTGCAGAGCAAAAGGTGGGGCACCTGGATTCAAAGTTGCAATTTTGGGGGCTGCTGGAGGAATTGGTCAATCCCTTTCtttgctgatgaagatgaaccCATTGGTTTCAGTTCTTCATCTTTATGATGTTGTCAACACCCCTGGTGTCACAGCTGATGTTAGCCACATGGACACTGGTGCTGTG GTTCGTGGCTTTCTGGGGCAGCAACAACTTGAGAGTGCACTCACTGGCATGGACTTGGTAATCATACCTGCTGGGGTGCCAAGGAAACCTGGGATGACAAgagatgatttatttaaaataaatgctGGAATTGTGAGGACCCTTTCTGAAGGAATTGCCAAGTGCTGCCCCAATGCAATTGTCAACTTGATTAGTAATCCAGTGAATTCCACAGTTGCTATTGCTGCGGAGGTTTTCAAGAAAGCCGGTACATATGATCCAAAGCGACTACTGGGTGTTACAACCCTTGATGTTGTGAGGGCAAATACTTTTGTG GCAGAGATACTTGGAGTTGATCCAAGAGAGGTTGATGTTCCAGTGGTTGGAGGTCATGCTGGAGTCACAATTTTGCCTCTTTTGTCACAG GTTAAGCCTCCCAGTAGCTTCACTGCAGAAGAAACTGAATACCTGACAAATCGCATCCAAAATGGTGGAACTGAAGTTGTTGAG GCAAAAGCTGGGGCTGGTTCTGCAACACTGTCAATG GCATATGCAGCTGCCAAGTTTGCTGGTGCATGCCTCCGTGGCTTAAAAGGAGAAGCTGGGGTAGTGGAGTGTGCTTTTGTTGATTCTCAG GTTACAGAACTTCCCTTCTTTGCAACCAAAGTGCGTCTAGGTCGTGCTGGAGCAGAAGAGGTTTATCAACTGGGTCCCCTGAATGAGTATGAAAG GATTGGATTGGAAAAAGCAAAGAGAGAGTTAGCAGGAAGCATCCAGAAGGGTGTAGAGTTCATCAGAAAATAA